From Cellulomonas fimi ATCC 484, a single genomic window includes:
- a CDS encoding cupin domain-containing protein — MSEPPVVRTTLSTFTLDGAPSFASVEVRRITIAPDVHPGAHWHNGPVFGVVESGSVHFQVGHDAPSVLRAGDTFYEPGHATIARFDATEEGVTFLAWFPVPAGTEPELTLGALPER; from the coding sequence ATGAGCGAACCGCCGGTCGTGCGCACGACCCTGAGCACCTTCACGCTCGACGGGGCCCCGAGCTTCGCCTCGGTCGAGGTGCGCCGCATCACGATCGCGCCCGACGTCCACCCGGGTGCGCACTGGCACAACGGCCCGGTGTTCGGCGTCGTCGAGTCGGGGTCCGTGCACTTCCAGGTCGGGCACGACGCCCCGTCCGTCCTGCGTGCCGGCGACACCTTCTACGAGCCGGGCCACGCGACGATCGCCCGGTTCGACGCGACGGAGGAGGGTGTCACCTTCCTCGCGTGGTTCCCGGTGCCCGCCGGCACTGAGCCGGAGCTGACCCTGGGTGCGCTGCCGGAACGGTAG
- a CDS encoding glyoxalase superfamily protein codes for MDFRLELVIVPVSDVDRAKAFYADQVGFAVDFDNVVSPDLRFVQLTPPGSACSIAVGLGLTDAAPGSVKGLQVVVDDADAARAFLVEHGVDAPPVQDFPWGRFTGFSDPDGNEWAVQELPDRSA; via the coding sequence ATGGACTTCAGGCTCGAGCTCGTGATCGTCCCGGTCAGCGACGTGGACCGGGCCAAGGCGTTCTACGCGGACCAGGTCGGCTTCGCGGTCGACTTCGACAACGTCGTGTCGCCGGACCTGCGGTTCGTCCAGCTCACCCCGCCCGGCTCGGCGTGCTCGATCGCCGTCGGGCTCGGGCTGACCGACGCCGCACCCGGGTCGGTGAAGGGCCTGCAGGTGGTCGTCGACGACGCCGACGCGGCCCGCGCGTTCCTCGTCGAGCACGGGGTCGACGCGCCGCCCGTCCAGGACTTCCCGTGGGGCCGGTTCACGGGGTTCTCCGACCCGGACGGCAACGAGTGGGCCGTGCAGGAGCTCCCGGACCGCTCCGCCTGA
- a CDS encoding TetR/AcrR family transcriptional regulator: MPDERQRPPTDAAERVVAAAVGLARERGLTVGLDRISLEEAIAASGVSRATAYRRWPSKTDFLRQVLLRIVQAARLEPESDEDIAAIRGLVTEHRDRLATPEGWRTVVVEGLRISTDSDFRRLATSPVWRDHLALRATCASLPAGDLRDAVAAELAAAERAFTERRAAVYGALPRMLGYRLVPWLGDDGFTLMAETTGALMAGLVGRAAILPPRAPTTMRAFGSAVASSWTTESYSVVATILAFLEPDPAVSWGPERVDAAIAASYELERTARSLRR, translated from the coding sequence GTGCCCGACGAGCGTCAACGCCCCCCGACCGACGCCGCGGAACGCGTGGTCGCCGCCGCCGTCGGCCTCGCCCGCGAGCGCGGCCTCACCGTCGGGCTCGACCGGATCAGCCTCGAGGAGGCCATCGCCGCGTCCGGCGTCTCCCGCGCGACCGCCTACCGCCGCTGGCCGAGCAAGACCGACTTCCTGCGCCAGGTGCTCCTGCGCATCGTCCAGGCCGCACGCCTCGAGCCCGAGAGCGACGAGGACATCGCCGCGATCCGCGGGCTCGTCACCGAGCACCGCGACCGGCTCGCGACCCCCGAGGGGTGGCGGACCGTCGTCGTCGAGGGCCTGCGCATCTCCACCGACTCCGACTTCCGCCGCCTCGCGACGTCACCGGTCTGGCGCGACCACCTCGCGCTGCGCGCCACGTGCGCGAGCCTGCCCGCGGGCGACCTGCGCGACGCCGTCGCCGCGGAGCTCGCCGCCGCCGAGCGCGCGTTCACCGAGCGGCGCGCGGCCGTCTACGGGGCGCTGCCACGCATGCTCGGCTACCGGCTCGTCCCGTGGCTCGGGGACGACGGTTTCACGCTCATGGCCGAGACCACCGGCGCGCTCATGGCCGGCCTCGTCGGCCGCGCCGCGATCCTCCCGCCCCGCGCGCCGACCACCATGAGGGCCTTCGGCTCGGCCGTCGCGTCGTCGTGGACCACCGAGTCGTACTCGGTCGTCGCGACGATCCTCGCGTTCCTCGAGCCCGACCCGGCGGTGTCGTGGGGACCCGAGCGCGTGGATGCCGCCATCGCCGCCTCCTACGAACTCGAGCGCACGGCCCGCAGCCTGCGCCGGTGA
- a CDS encoding SDR family oxidoreductase, with product MTLTGKVALVTGAGSGIGRAAAVRLAHEGATVVPLGHSQDSADDVAAEIRRDGGTALPLAADVGDADAVRDVLWQVEEELGRLDVVVANAGVNGVWAPIDEIEPAEWASTIGTNLTGTFLTVRYAVPLLVRQGGAVVVVSSINGTRTFSNSGASAYATSKAGQVAFARMVAVELAPRGVRVNVVCPGAIETEIDDNTEQRHTEGLGVRVEYPDGQIPLTGAEPGRASQVADAIAFLVSDDASHVTGTEIFVDGGQSLVV from the coding sequence ATGACGCTGACGGGGAAGGTCGCGCTCGTGACGGGCGCCGGGTCGGGCATCGGGCGTGCCGCGGCGGTGCGGCTCGCCCACGAGGGCGCGACGGTCGTGCCGCTCGGGCACAGCCAGGACAGCGCGGACGACGTGGCGGCGGAGATCCGCCGGGACGGCGGCACGGCCCTGCCCCTCGCGGCGGACGTCGGCGACGCGGACGCGGTGCGGGACGTGCTGTGGCAGGTCGAGGAGGAGCTGGGCCGGCTGGACGTCGTCGTGGCGAACGCGGGCGTCAACGGCGTGTGGGCGCCGATCGACGAGATCGAGCCCGCCGAGTGGGCGTCGACGATCGGCACGAACCTCACGGGGACGTTCCTCACGGTCCGGTACGCCGTTCCGTTGCTCGTGCGGCAGGGCGGGGCGGTCGTCGTGGTGTCGTCGATCAACGGCACGCGCACGTTCAGCAACTCGGGGGCGTCGGCGTACGCGACGAGCAAGGCGGGGCAGGTCGCGTTCGCGCGCATGGTCGCGGTCGAGCTCGCGCCGCGCGGCGTCCGGGTCAACGTGGTCTGCCCGGGGGCGATCGAGACGGAGATCGACGACAACACCGAGCAGCGGCACACCGAGGGCCTGGGCGTGCGGGTCGAGTACCCGGACGGGCAGATCCCGCTGACCGGTGCGGAGCCGGGGCGGGCGTCGCAGGTGGCCGACGCGATCGCGTTCCTCGTGTCCGACGACGCGAGCCACGTCACCGGGACGGAGATCTTCGTCGACGGCGGGCAGTCCCTCGTCGTCTGA
- a CDS encoding glycoside hydrolase: MTSTSKRRRRAVIAAATVAGVAAAGGAVTALAVGTPDDVPGDPLTIRPNPAYRSSEPFQGWGTSLVWFAHATGGYPDALREELYQKVFGEDGLNLTVVRYNVGGGNATDVDSAAYMRPGGDVPGWWAPTPSATLAQADAFRTAWDPEDDASYDLDADPGQRWWVERLAQDARVTHWEAFSNSPPWFMTESGYVTGGLSPTTDQLRADSVEDFVAYMVRVVEHLESTYGISFATIDPMNEPNTDYWATRFREDGSLEPRRQEGAHLSPALQARLVEALAARLDGAATDAVVSGPDETNPRLFVQDWEGWTPAARDAVGQLNVHTYGTEDRVQVRDIAKASGKPLWMSEVEGDFSLEGGFDVDDMANGLGMATRIVDDLRELEPRAWVFWQPVEDRWHMELEADGNWGSVYVDLDCGADGTSARRVAAGHADPTCRILTNTKYDTVRNFTHHIEPGDVQVAVDDPSTTAFVHDGGATLVHVNTSRSDRAVTLDLRGFGSWAGATVTPVVTTAPRPVPQPDDPPHALVEGEPVAVGRDGTVTLPVPAKSVTTFLVEGVAGVAEDGAPADGTPFRVLSADGGLALTAGPVVAGDGGPAVVTTVESTADAAPGQRWTLRTLSGAGTNRRVVTLTDGDGTLLAATDEGGTARVRPDAAGPGRAQQWVLSTTDGRTWSLLSVATGRQLDVSRRSADPGTRVGLAPSTTDPQQAWTFDPAGS; the protein is encoded by the coding sequence GTGACCAGCACCTCGAAGCGGCGCAGGCGCGCCGTGATCGCCGCCGCGACCGTGGCGGGCGTCGCCGCCGCCGGGGGCGCCGTGACCGCGCTCGCCGTCGGCACCCCCGACGACGTCCCCGGCGACCCGCTCACCATCCGCCCCAACCCGGCGTACCGGTCGAGCGAGCCGTTCCAGGGCTGGGGCACGAGCCTCGTCTGGTTCGCGCACGCCACCGGCGGCTACCCCGACGCCCTGCGCGAGGAGCTGTACCAGAAGGTGTTCGGCGAGGACGGGCTCAACCTCACGGTCGTGCGCTACAACGTCGGCGGCGGCAACGCGACCGACGTCGACTCGGCGGCGTACATGCGCCCCGGCGGCGACGTGCCCGGCTGGTGGGCGCCCACCCCGTCCGCGACCCTCGCCCAGGCCGACGCGTTCCGCACCGCGTGGGACCCGGAGGACGACGCGTCGTACGACCTCGACGCCGACCCCGGCCAGCGGTGGTGGGTCGAGCGGCTCGCGCAGGACGCGCGCGTCACGCACTGGGAGGCGTTCAGCAACTCGCCGCCCTGGTTCATGACCGAGTCGGGGTACGTGACGGGCGGCCTGTCCCCCACCACGGACCAGCTGCGCGCCGACAGCGTCGAGGACTTCGTGGCGTACATGGTGCGCGTCGTCGAGCACCTGGAGAGCACCTACGGGATCTCCTTCGCGACGATCGACCCGATGAACGAGCCCAACACCGACTACTGGGCGACGCGGTTCCGCGAGGACGGCAGCCTGGAGCCCCGCCGGCAGGAGGGCGCGCACCTGTCGCCCGCGCTGCAGGCCCGGCTCGTCGAGGCGCTCGCCGCCCGGCTCGACGGCGCCGCGACGGACGCGGTCGTGTCCGGCCCGGACGAGACGAACCCGCGCCTGTTCGTGCAGGACTGGGAGGGCTGGACGCCCGCCGCGCGCGACGCCGTCGGCCAGCTCAACGTGCACACGTACGGCACCGAGGACCGGGTGCAGGTCCGTGACATCGCGAAGGCCAGCGGCAAGCCGCTGTGGATGAGCGAGGTCGAGGGCGACTTCAGCCTCGAGGGCGGGTTCGACGTCGACGACATGGCGAACGGCCTCGGGATGGCGACGCGGATCGTCGACGACCTGCGCGAGCTCGAGCCGCGCGCGTGGGTCTTCTGGCAGCCCGTCGAGGACCGCTGGCACATGGAGCTCGAGGCCGACGGCAACTGGGGCAGCGTCTACGTCGACCTCGACTGCGGCGCCGACGGCACGTCCGCGCGACGCGTCGCCGCGGGGCACGCGGACCCGACGTGCCGCATCCTGACGAACACGAAGTACGACACCGTCCGGAACTTCACGCACCACATCGAGCCCGGCGACGTCCAGGTCGCCGTCGACGACCCGTCGACCACCGCGTTCGTGCACGACGGCGGCGCGACGCTCGTGCACGTCAACACGTCCCGCTCGGACCGGGCCGTGACGCTCGACCTGCGGGGCTTCGGGTCCTGGGCCGGCGCGACCGTCACGCCCGTCGTCACGACCGCCCCGCGGCCCGTCCCGCAGCCCGACGACCCGCCGCACGCGCTGGTCGAGGGCGAGCCCGTGGCCGTCGGGCGCGACGGCACCGTGACGCTGCCCGTGCCCGCCAAGTCCGTCACGACGTTCCTGGTCGAGGGTGTCGCGGGCGTGGCCGAGGACGGCGCACCCGCCGACGGCACACCGTTCCGCGTGCTGAGCGCCGACGGCGGCCTCGCGCTGACGGCGGGTCCCGTGGTGGCCGGGGACGGCGGGCCGGCGGTCGTGACCACCGTCGAGTCCACCGCGGACGCCGCGCCCGGGCAGAGGTGGACGCTGCGCACGCTGTCCGGCGCCGGGACCAACCGGCGTGTCGTGACGCTCACGGACGGCGACGGCACGCTCCTCGCGGCGACCGACGAGGGAGGCACCGCGCGCGTGCGCCCCGACGCGGCCGGCCCCGGGCGCGCGCAGCAGTGGGTGCTGAGTACGACCGACGGCCGCACGTGGTCGCTGCTGTCGGTCGCGACGGGCCGCCAGCTCGACGTGAGCCGCCGCAGCGCCGACCCCGGCACGCGCGTCGGCCTCGCGCCGTCGACGACCGACCCGCAGCAGGCCTGGACGTTCGACCCGGCCGGGTCCTGA
- a CDS encoding saccharopine dehydrogenase family protein — translation MTTRTHDLVLFGATGFVGALVAEHVAQHAPPGLRVALAGRSRSRLAELRDRLPAGAADWPLVVADAADETGLAALAADARVVVSTVGPYAEHGLPLAAACARAGTHYADLTGEVPFVRRVADDLDDVARASGARLVHACGYDSVPSDLAVLLLHRAAAADDAGDLRDVRLLARARGGVSGGTVASMRGIAVAAAGSRDVRRLLADPFALSPDRTAEPAPPQPADAPPPRRLADGTWTAPFLMASFNSRVVRRSNALQGWAYGRGLRYGEAMGVGRGPRAAVAAVAVTAGLGGGAAALAFPPTRAVLDRWLPGPGEGPDARTRERGWFRMDAVATTTSGRRYRAQASGPGDPGYAATAVMLGQTALALTLDEDRLPDRAGSLTPAAGMGDVLVDRLRAAGHTYAAAGAAGQA, via the coding sequence ATGACGACGCGCACGCACGACCTCGTGCTGTTCGGGGCGACCGGCTTCGTCGGCGCGCTGGTCGCCGAGCACGTCGCGCAGCACGCTCCGCCGGGCCTGCGGGTCGCGCTCGCGGGCCGGTCGCGGTCACGCCTGGCCGAGCTGCGTGACCGGCTGCCCGCCGGCGCGGCCGACTGGCCGCTCGTCGTCGCGGACGCCGCCGACGAGACCGGGCTCGCCGCCCTGGCCGCCGACGCCCGGGTGGTCGTGTCGACGGTCGGCCCGTACGCGGAGCACGGCCTGCCGCTCGCCGCGGCCTGCGCCCGTGCGGGCACGCACTACGCGGACCTCACGGGCGAGGTGCCGTTCGTGCGCCGCGTCGCGGACGATCTCGACGACGTCGCACGAGCATCCGGTGCGCGCCTGGTGCACGCGTGCGGCTACGACTCGGTGCCGTCAGACCTCGCGGTGCTGCTGCTGCACCGTGCGGCCGCGGCCGACGACGCGGGCGACCTGCGCGACGTCCGCCTGCTGGCCCGCGCACGCGGGGGCGTCAGCGGCGGGACCGTCGCGTCGATGCGTGGCATCGCGGTCGCCGCGGCCGGCTCGCGCGACGTCCGACGCCTGCTCGCCGACCCGTTCGCGCTGAGCCCCGACCGCACCGCCGAGCCCGCACCGCCGCAGCCCGCCGACGCACCGCCACCCCGCCGCCTGGCAGACGGCACCTGGACCGCACCGTTCCTCATGGCGTCGTTCAACTCCCGCGTCGTGCGGCGCAGCAACGCCCTGCAGGGCTGGGCCTACGGCCGCGGCCTGCGGTACGGCGAGGCGATGGGCGTCGGTCGTGGTCCGCGCGCCGCGGTCGCGGCGGTCGCGGTGACGGCCGGGCTGGGCGGCGGCGCCGCGGCCCTCGCGTTCCCGCCCACGCGCGCCGTGCTCGACCGCTGGCTCCCCGGCCCGGGCGAGGGGCCCGACGCACGCACCCGCGAGCGCGGCTGGTTCCGCATGGACGCGGTGGCGACCACGACGAGCGGGCGCCGCTACCGCGCACAGGCGTCGGGCCCGGGCGACCCCGGGTACGCGGCGACCGCGGTCATGCTCGGGCAGACGGCCCTCGCGCTCACGCTCGACGAGGACCGTCTGCCCGACCGCGCGGGCTCGCTCACGCCCGCGGCGGGGATGGGCGACGTGCTGGTCGACCGCCTGCGCGCCGCGGGGCACACCTACGCGGCGGCCGGGGCCGCGGGTCAGGCGTAG
- a CDS encoding ABC transporter ATP-binding protein, whose product MTVACRGSAVHVDGHHPLRSVLRLLRAHRARVVGAVLVFPVKDSPQWLMPVVTAHVIDIVVDGGPLRDLGVWAAVAFVALLQNYWTHVLYTKLFMGAVRQIGADLRNALTARLQSLSIGFHSRTSSSIVQTKVVRDVENIELALQQVTHPVLAQTTVVTGAIVMTALSVPQFLPVYALTIPLAVVLRWGLARRSRQRNEDFRRNVEHFASRVGEMATLLPITRAHGLEATAQARIAEGAEGVRTSGYELDVLNGRFQSLSWVVLQLLSVSCLVIGAWAAVTGRVGITPGEVVQLSAYFGLITGGVTQVLMVLPVGQKGLESVRSVAEVLTEPDLEENAGKAVVASVGGALRFEHVGFRYPDAPEPALLDVDLDVRPGETVAFVGPSGSGKSTMLNLALGFLRPTDGRLLLDGVDAATLDLRTYRRHVSVVPQESVLFEGSIRENVTYGLHDVPDERVRQALVDANAAEIVDDLPDGWHTVVGERGARLSGGQRQRIAIARALVRDPRVLLLDEATSALDSESEALVRDALARLMRGRTTLVVAHRLSTIRGADRIVVLDHGRVVEVGDHDALVAAGGRYARLEHAQRT is encoded by the coding sequence ATGACCGTCGCCTGCCGAGGCTCAGCCGTCCACGTCGACGGTCACCACCCCCTGCGGTCCGTGCTGCGGCTCCTGCGCGCGCACCGCGCCCGCGTCGTCGGCGCCGTCCTCGTCTTCCCCGTCAAGGACTCCCCGCAGTGGCTCATGCCGGTCGTCACCGCCCACGTCATCGACATCGTCGTCGACGGCGGACCCCTGCGGGACCTCGGCGTCTGGGCCGCCGTCGCGTTCGTCGCGCTGCTCCAGAACTACTGGACGCACGTGCTCTACACGAAGCTGTTCATGGGGGCCGTCCGGCAGATCGGCGCCGACCTCCGCAACGCGCTCACCGCGCGGCTGCAGAGCCTGTCCATCGGCTTCCACTCCCGCACCTCGTCCTCGATCGTGCAGACCAAGGTCGTCCGCGACGTCGAGAACATCGAGCTCGCGCTCCAGCAGGTCACCCACCCCGTCCTCGCGCAGACCACCGTCGTCACCGGCGCGATCGTCATGACCGCGCTGTCCGTGCCGCAGTTCCTGCCCGTCTACGCGCTCACCATCCCCCTCGCGGTCGTCCTGCGCTGGGGGCTCGCGCGGCGGTCCCGGCAGCGCAACGAGGACTTCCGCCGCAACGTCGAGCACTTCGCGTCGCGCGTCGGCGAGATGGCCACGCTGCTGCCCATCACGCGTGCCCACGGCCTCGAGGCCACCGCGCAGGCCCGGATCGCCGAGGGCGCCGAGGGCGTGCGGACCTCCGGGTACGAGCTCGACGTGCTCAACGGCCGGTTCCAGTCCCTGTCCTGGGTCGTCCTGCAGCTGCTCTCCGTGAGCTGCCTCGTCATCGGCGCGTGGGCGGCCGTGACCGGGCGCGTCGGCATCACGCCCGGCGAGGTCGTCCAGCTCTCCGCCTACTTCGGCCTCATCACCGGGGGCGTCACGCAGGTGCTCATGGTGCTGCCCGTCGGGCAGAAGGGCCTGGAGTCCGTGCGGTCCGTCGCCGAGGTGCTCACCGAGCCCGACCTCGAGGAGAACGCCGGCAAGGCCGTCGTCGCGTCCGTCGGCGGCGCGCTGCGGTTCGAGCACGTCGGGTTCCGCTACCCCGACGCCCCCGAGCCCGCGCTGCTCGACGTCGACCTCGACGTCCGCCCCGGCGAGACCGTCGCGTTCGTCGGCCCGTCCGGCTCTGGCAAGTCGACCATGCTCAACCTCGCGCTCGGGTTCCTGCGCCCCACCGACGGGCGGCTGCTGCTCGACGGCGTCGACGCCGCCACGCTCGACCTGCGCACCTACCGCCGGCACGTGTCCGTCGTCCCGCAGGAGTCCGTCCTGTTCGAGGGGTCGATCCGCGAGAACGTCACCTACGGCCTGCACGACGTGCCCGACGAGCGCGTCCGCCAGGCGCTCGTCGACGCGAACGCGGCCGAGATCGTCGACGACCTGCCCGACGGGTGGCACACCGTCGTCGGCGAGCGCGGCGCACGGCTGTCCGGCGGGCAGCGGCAGCGCATCGCGATCGCCCGCGCACTCGTGCGCGACCCGCGCGTCCTGCTGCTCGACGAGGCCACCTCCGCGCTCGACTCCGAGTCCGAGGCGCTGGTCCGGGACGCGCTCGCGCGGCTCATGCGCGGCCGGACGACGCTCGTCGTCGCGCACCGGCTGTCCACGATCCGCGGCGCCGACCGCATCGTCGTGCTCGACCACGGGCGCGTCGTCGAGGTCGGCGACCACGACGCGCTCGTCGCGGCGGGCGGGCGGTACGCGCGGCTGGAGCACGCGCAGCGCACCTGA
- a CDS encoding ABC transporter substrate-binding protein — protein MSTKRSKSLRAGTAAIAALGIVTLAACGSGGGDDTAADGSTTLKMTVWGGDVDKKSYQERIDLFEASQDDVKIELQLIPGEQYEQKVQTMIAGGDGPDIMQVAEGVNVYSSKNQIIPLDDLAADAGLDLEERFGPVGTLYSYEDSVYAIPDRSGAMIVYYNKDMFDAAGVEYPNADWTWQDAQAAMEKLTVPGQQWGYSGAGWWAQWWSFAYQNGGQIIDDEGQPQANSPEVVEALQWANDLTHKLHVVPTAAEYADMGPDMGGDPAFAAEKVAMNTTGFWAINSLLDVDFNWDIAPMWQGEEQAVSAFGSGLAISRDSEHAEQAFQAIDFLTDAEAQAVIIKNAQDVPANLEVQQSEAFLKPEWATREVNMGAFGESSSFVFRSPLIPEWNEMQAAFDDNLGTFWNEGGDAKTQLDTIQKQLESIIKPAS, from the coding sequence ATGAGCACGAAGAGGTCGAAGAGCCTCCGGGCCGGAACGGCCGCGATCGCGGCGCTGGGCATCGTCACCCTGGCCGCGTGCGGCTCGGGCGGTGGCGACGACACCGCGGCCGACGGCAGCACGACGCTCAAGATGACGGTCTGGGGCGGCGACGTCGACAAGAAGTCGTACCAGGAGCGCATCGACCTCTTCGAGGCCTCGCAGGACGACGTCAAGATCGAGCTCCAGCTCATCCCCGGTGAGCAGTACGAGCAGAAGGTCCAGACGATGATCGCCGGCGGCGACGGCCCCGACATCATGCAGGTCGCCGAGGGCGTCAACGTCTACTCGTCGAAGAACCAGATCATCCCGCTCGACGACCTCGCCGCCGACGCCGGCCTCGACCTCGAGGAGCGGTTCGGCCCCGTCGGCACGCTCTACTCGTACGAGGACAGCGTCTACGCGATCCCCGACCGCTCCGGCGCGATGATCGTCTACTACAACAAGGACATGTTCGACGCCGCGGGCGTCGAGTACCCGAACGCCGACTGGACCTGGCAGGACGCGCAGGCCGCCATGGAGAAGCTGACCGTCCCCGGCCAGCAGTGGGGCTACTCGGGCGCCGGCTGGTGGGCGCAGTGGTGGTCGTTCGCGTACCAGAACGGCGGCCAGATCATCGACGACGAGGGCCAGCCGCAGGCCAACTCGCCCGAGGTCGTCGAGGCGCTGCAGTGGGCCAACGACCTCACGCACAAGCTGCACGTCGTCCCCACGGCCGCCGAGTACGCGGACATGGGCCCCGACATGGGCGGCGACCCGGCGTTCGCCGCGGAGAAGGTCGCGATGAACACGACCGGCTTCTGGGCGATCAACTCGCTGCTCGACGTGGACTTCAACTGGGACATCGCGCCGATGTGGCAGGGCGAGGAGCAGGCCGTCTCCGCGTTCGGCTCCGGCCTGGCGATCTCGCGTGACAGCGAGCACGCCGAGCAGGCGTTCCAGGCGATCGACTTCCTCACCGACGCCGAGGCGCAGGCCGTCATCATCAAGAACGCGCAGGACGTGCCCGCCAACCTCGAGGTGCAGCAGTCCGAGGCGTTCCTCAAGCCCGAGTGGGCCACCCGCGAGGTGAACATGGGCGCGTTCGGCGAGTCGTCGTCCTTCGTCTTCCGCTCGCCGCTCATCCCCGAGTGGAACGAGATGCAGGCCGCGTTCGACGACAACCTCGGCACGTTCTGGAACGAGGGCGGCGACGCCAAGACGCAGCTGGACACGATCCAGAAGCAGCTCGAGTCGATCATCAAGCCGGCGAGCTGA
- a CDS encoding flavodoxin family protein: MPTVVVVAESCFGNTQQVARAIAERIAGAGATVDVVAAADAPARLRADLVLVGVPTHNMGLPSAASRAQAAGRGAGPAQPGVREWAERVEAVDGRVVTFATRTKGPFSGSGSKAAAAHLRRNGVAAERGQDFVVTGVGGPLAPGELDRAGDWGASLVGA; the protein is encoded by the coding sequence GTGCCCACCGTCGTCGTCGTCGCCGAGTCCTGCTTCGGCAACACCCAGCAGGTCGCCCGCGCCATCGCCGAGCGGATCGCCGGCGCCGGCGCGACCGTCGACGTCGTCGCGGCCGCCGACGCCCCGGCCCGCCTGCGCGCCGACCTCGTGCTCGTCGGCGTGCCGACCCACAACATGGGGCTGCCGTCCGCCGCGTCGCGCGCCCAGGCCGCCGGCCGCGGCGCGGGGCCCGCCCAGCCCGGCGTGCGGGAGTGGGCCGAGCGCGTCGAGGCCGTCGACGGGCGCGTCGTCACGTTCGCGACGCGCACCAAGGGACCGTTCTCCGGGTCCGGCAGCAAGGCCGCCGCCGCGCACCTGCGCCGGAACGGCGTCGCCGCCGAGCGCGGCCAGGACTTCGTCGTCACCGGCGTCGGCGGTCCGCTCGCGCCGGGTGAGCTCGACCGCGCCGGCGACTGGGGGGCCTCGCTCGTCGGCGCCTGA